A genomic window from Solanum stenotomum isolate F172 chromosome 10, ASM1918654v1, whole genome shotgun sequence includes:
- the LOC125842831 gene encoding uncharacterized protein LOC125842831 — protein MTKKVVVDFLRNNLTCRFGLPDSIITDNGANLNSHLMKEIYEQFKITHRNSTAYRPQMNGVVEAANKNIKKILRKIIDNHKGWHEMLPYALLGYPTTVRTSIGATPYLLVYGTEAVIPAEVEIPSLRIIQEAKLSNSDWVQGQLVLKRILPHQDEYKGKFAPNWQGPYMVRKVLSGGALIMSEMDGQEWPKPIHSDAVKRYYV, from the exons ATGACGAAGAAGGTAGTGGTTGATTTTCTTCGTAACAATTTGACATGTCGATTTGGACTACCTGATTCCATTATTACAGACAATGGTGCAAACCTCAACAGTCATTTGATGAAGGAGATATATGagcaattcaagattactcaccgaaaTTCGACTGCTTATCGTCCTCAAATGAATGGAGTCGTAGAAGCTGCCAATAAGAAcatcaaaaagattttgagaAAGATTATTGATAATCACAAAGGTTGGCATGAAATGTtaccatatgctttgttgggatATCCAACAACTGTTAGAACATCAATCGGAGCAACCCCATACTTGttagtatatggaacagaagcagtGATACCTGctgaagttgaaataccttcattaAGGATCATTCAAGAAGCCAAACTGAGCAATTCTGATTGGGTTC AAGGACAATTGGTCCTCAAACGCATCCTTCCCCATCAAGATGAGTATAAggggaaatttgcaccaaattggcaaggaccatACATGGTTCGTAAAGTgttatctggaggtgccttgATCATGTCAGAGATGGATGGCCAGGAGTGGCCAAAACCAATCCACTCAGATGCTGTCAAGAGATACTACGTCTGA